One genomic window of Gallaecimonas sp. GXIMD4217 includes the following:
- a CDS encoding transposase: MPRKPRTSVAGVPEHVIQRGNNRQAIFASDDDMKAYATWLKDYASQHGVAIHAWVLMTNHVHLLCTPSRPNSISLMMQSVGRRYVQYFNRSYKRSGTLWEGRFRSCLVQADGYLLELYRYIELNPVRAGMVADPADYSWSSYQCNALGRQSDLLTPHPLYLQLGATAEKRQSSYRTMFRHHVEGTLLEDIRKAANKGLVLGNERFISEIEALTGKCLQEGKRGRPTGWRKDK, encoded by the coding sequence ATGCCGCGCAAGCCCCGTACTTCTGTAGCCGGTGTGCCGGAGCATGTCATTCAGCGTGGTAACAACCGGCAGGCCATCTTCGCCAGTGATGACGATATGAAGGCCTATGCCACCTGGTTGAAGGACTATGCCTCACAACATGGTGTTGCTATCCATGCCTGGGTGTTGATGACCAATCATGTACACCTGCTATGCACGCCTTCCCGCCCGAATTCAATTTCCCTCATGATGCAGTCTGTCGGCCGACGCTATGTCCAGTACTTCAACCGGAGCTACAAGCGATCGGGCACCTTATGGGAAGGTCGTTTCAGGTCCTGCCTGGTGCAGGCCGATGGTTATCTGCTGGAACTCTACCGCTACATTGAGTTGAACCCTGTCCGCGCGGGCATGGTGGCTGACCCTGCGGACTACAGCTGGTCGAGTTATCAATGCAATGCCTTGGGGCGACAAAGCGACCTGCTGACGCCCCATCCGCTGTATCTACAGCTCGGCGCCACGGCAGAGAAGCGCCAGTCATCATATCGAACAATGTTCAGGCACCATGTCGAAGGGACGTTGCTGGAGGATATTCGCAAGGCGGCCAACAAGGGACTGGTACTGGGGAACGAGCGGTTCATATCGGAAATCGAAGCGTTGACCGGCAAATGCTTGCAAGAAGGCAAGCGTGGCAGGCCGACCGGGTGGCGTAAGGACAAATAG
- a CDS encoding ISAs1 family transposase, producing MSLFDHLTLIEDTRSPINRQHNLVDVIFLVMSAMASGCEGWLDIEEFGHEHLDWLRQHRPFEAGIPTRHSIARIIKAVDAQCLVLALFSWVNHLRQANGRQLIAIDGKTLRGAVNQQGKEQALHLISAFDTEQGVTLFQQATATKGGELVAVRELLTMLDIRDAVLTFDALHCNKETLHQISKRKGDYIVQVKGNQPSLREAIEEIFQPYWDSGAAGLPQHEQTEQGHGRQERRTVFQLPATLSKELAKKWPSAKSVIAVERERRHRGRTSIDTHYYLSSLDIDPAFVSDGIRQHWHIENQQHWVLDVTFREDCSRIGDRENAKKMALLRRIVLNLLQQHPLQVSKPSKRRKAAWNGKFRSELFFG from the coding sequence ATGTCCCTGTTTGACCACTTGACCCTCATCGAAGATACCCGCTCCCCCATCAACCGCCAACACAACCTCGTCGATGTCATCTTCTTGGTGATGTCTGCCATGGCCTCTGGCTGTGAAGGCTGGCTTGATATCGAAGAGTTCGGCCATGAGCACCTGGATTGGCTCCGCCAACACCGGCCATTTGAAGCGGGGATCCCCACCCGCCATTCCATCGCCCGCATCATCAAGGCCGTGGATGCACAATGCCTCGTACTGGCCCTGTTTAGCTGGGTCAATCACTTGCGCCAAGCCAATGGCCGCCAGCTCATCGCCATTGATGGCAAGACCCTGCGCGGGGCGGTCAATCAACAAGGTAAAGAGCAAGCGCTGCACCTGATCTCGGCCTTCGATACCGAGCAGGGTGTCACCCTGTTCCAGCAAGCCACGGCAACCAAAGGAGGAGAGTTGGTTGCGGTGCGAGAGCTGCTGACCATGCTGGATATCCGCGACGCCGTGCTGACCTTTGACGCCTTGCATTGCAACAAGGAAACACTGCACCAGATCAGCAAGCGTAAGGGCGACTACATCGTCCAGGTCAAAGGCAACCAGCCGAGCTTGCGTGAGGCCATAGAAGAGATCTTCCAGCCCTATTGGGATAGCGGTGCAGCGGGACTCCCCCAGCATGAGCAAACGGAACAAGGCCATGGCCGGCAGGAGCGGCGGACGGTGTTCCAGTTGCCGGCCACACTGTCCAAAGAGCTGGCGAAGAAGTGGCCGTCGGCGAAGTCCGTTATCGCGGTAGAGCGGGAGCGCCGCCACCGGGGGCGGACGAGCATCGACACCCATTACTACCTGAGTTCATTGGATATCGACCCAGCGTTTGTGTCAGACGGGATCCGCCAGCACTGGCATATCGAGAACCAGCAGCATTGGGTGCTGGATGTGACCTTCAGGGAAGACTGCAGCCGGATAGGCGACCGGGAGAATGCCAAGAAGATGGCGTTGCTACGACGGATCGTGCTGAACCTGCTCCAGCAGCACCCACTGCAGGTCAGCAAGCCGAGCAAGCGGCGGAAGGCGGCCTGGAACGGGAAGTTCAGGTCAGAACTGTTCTTTGGTTAA
- a CDS encoding SMI1/KNR4 family protein has protein sequence MDMKTPLLFACSLLTASCGPALDRLSQGDAECLDIDTVGWKAFLEHWNEQALIRMKSWKKGFSDAEWAELDKRGLFRAPATQEQIDRKARELGRPLPPSYVDFLKVSNGWHAFDGSGEHVHYFPIEQVGRYEDIYPGSASIWQSGTSLPVPDQDYFIYGPGQDPVNVRFEYLSQTVAIRSEVDANVILLNPNVIFENGEWEAWDLASQLAGAIRYPSFAALMEARCVEHLAALAR, from the coding sequence ATGGATATGAAGACCCCGCTCCTGTTTGCCTGCTCGTTGCTGACGGCGTCCTGTGGTCCCGCCCTGGATAGGCTCAGCCAGGGCGACGCCGAGTGCCTGGATATCGATACCGTGGGGTGGAAAGCATTCCTCGAGCATTGGAATGAGCAGGCACTGATCCGCATGAAATCCTGGAAAAAGGGCTTTTCCGATGCCGAATGGGCAGAACTCGACAAGCGGGGCCTGTTCCGTGCACCGGCCACCCAGGAGCAAATCGACCGTAAAGCCCGCGAACTTGGCAGGCCGTTACCGCCCTCCTATGTCGACTTCCTGAAGGTCAGCAATGGCTGGCATGCCTTTGACGGCAGTGGTGAGCACGTCCACTACTTCCCCATCGAGCAGGTTGGCCGCTATGAAGACATTTATCCGGGCTCCGCATCAATCTGGCAGAGTGGAACTAGCCTGCCTGTGCCAGACCAAGATTATTTCATCTACGGTCCTGGCCAGGATCCGGTAAATGTCCGTTTCGAGTACCTGAGCCAGACCGTGGCTATCCGCAGCGAAGTGGATGCCAACGTCATATTGCTGAATCCCAATGTCATTTTTGAGAACGGCGAATGGGAAGCCTGGGATCTGGCCAGTCAGCTGGCCGGCGCCATTCGCTACCCTTCCTTTGCCGCCCTAATGGAAGCCCGATGCGTTGAACATCTGGCCGCTCTGGCCAGGTGA
- a CDS encoding transposase, producing MTRPRSELVSVQDTPYYHCVCRCVRRAFLCGEDRLTGQDYSHRKGWVLARLAELQQVFTIELCAYAIMANHYHLVVHIDAKAAEALADEEVITRWNRLFSLPLLISRYQSGQLVSDAEHAAAQQQVDDWRQRLCDLSWFMRCLNEHIARKANEEDNCKGRFWESRFKSQAILDEAGLLACMAYVDLNPLRAKVVAVPEDSPDVSLSERLPNDSVSPDNDHLKPVLLPFVGNFRKDMPKGIPFALADYLELVDWTGRAQRQDKRGFIAADAPAILQRLGLDADSFLQALGHHQLSKGTVIGQQHSRVAYAQSHHRRRVSGPAIRAA from the coding sequence ATGACTCGCCCGCGTTCCGAACTGGTGTCGGTGCAGGACACGCCTTACTACCACTGCGTCTGCCGATGTGTACGCCGCGCTTTCCTGTGCGGTGAGGACAGACTGACCGGCCAGGACTACAGCCACCGCAAGGGCTGGGTGCTGGCTCGGTTGGCTGAGTTGCAGCAGGTGTTCACCATCGAACTCTGCGCCTACGCGATAATGGCCAACCACTATCATCTGGTGGTTCATATCGATGCCAAGGCGGCCGAAGCCTTGGCTGATGAAGAAGTGATAACGCGCTGGAACCGCTTGTTTTCCCTGCCCTTGCTTATCAGCCGTTACCAATCTGGCCAACTCGTTTCCGATGCCGAGCATGCGGCAGCGCAGCAACAGGTTGATGACTGGCGGCAGCGTCTTTGTGATCTGTCCTGGTTCATGCGTTGTCTCAACGAGCACATCGCCCGCAAGGCCAACGAGGAAGACAACTGCAAGGGCCGTTTCTGGGAAAGCCGCTTCAAGTCTCAGGCGATACTGGATGAAGCAGGCTTGCTGGCCTGCATGGCCTATGTGGACTTGAACCCGCTGCGGGCCAAGGTGGTGGCGGTGCCGGAGGATTCACCGGATGTATCGCTATCGGAACGGTTGCCGAATGACAGTGTTTCCCCTGATAACGACCACCTCAAACCGGTCTTGCTGCCCTTTGTCGGCAACTTCCGCAAGGACATGCCCAAAGGCATTCCTTTTGCGCTGGCCGACTACCTGGAGCTGGTGGACTGGACCGGGCGTGCCCAGCGGCAGGATAAGCGTGGCTTTATTGCTGCTGATGCCCCGGCCATATTGCAGCGGCTGGGACTGGATGCCGACAGCTTCCTGCAGGCCTTGGGCCATCACCAGCTGTCCAAGGGCACGGTGATAGGGCAGCAGCATAGCCGGGTGGCTTACGCCCAGAGTCACCACCGACGACGGGTTAGTGGCCCGGCTATCAGGGCTGCTTGA
- a CDS encoding IS4 family transposase — MDCVLSLAGGSAATVTSIGRGIESKAFEKHNIKRADRLLSNSHLQREQLVVYAAICRLFCCTKRPVIAVDWSDLDRVKGHFLLRAAMTLDGRPITLYQEVHPLSTKEKPAVHARFLSILSAMLPPGCQPIIVTDAGFKSPWFRQVEALGWHFVGRVRKPNFYSLDQGDTWQCISHLYGQASQRPKRCDGLLARYKPFACTLTLYRQKGKGRQSLNPDGSKQRAGQSIKHAQGAKEPWLLASNLPKARHHSKQVVAIYRQRMQIEEGFRDMKSAQLGLGFENSRSTKPARISILLLLSTLASLVLVLLGLTMTVGNQHGRFQANTVKKKRALSFHTLGLRAVSKGLKFTKRQWQKALVRYRELLHATSYEQAWN; from the coding sequence ATGGACTGTGTGTTGAGCCTGGCCGGTGGCAGCGCTGCCACGGTGACCAGCATCGGTCGCGGCATCGAGTCAAAAGCCTTCGAAAAACACAACATCAAGCGCGCCGATCGGCTGCTTTCAAATTCCCACTTGCAGCGAGAACAGCTGGTTGTCTATGCCGCCATCTGCCGGCTTTTCTGCTGTACCAAGCGCCCCGTGATCGCCGTCGATTGGTCGGATCTGGATAGGGTCAAAGGCCACTTCCTGCTGCGGGCGGCCATGACGCTGGATGGTCGCCCCATCACCCTCTACCAGGAAGTGCATCCGCTTAGCACCAAAGAGAAACCCGCCGTGCATGCGCGTTTTCTGTCCATCCTGTCGGCCATGCTGCCACCGGGTTGCCAGCCCATTATCGTCACCGATGCCGGCTTCAAGTCTCCCTGGTTCAGGCAGGTCGAGGCGCTTGGATGGCATTTTGTCGGGCGCGTTCGCAAACCCAATTTCTACTCACTTGACCAAGGCGACACCTGGCAGTGCATCAGCCACCTCTATGGCCAGGCTTCACAACGTCCCAAGCGATGCGATGGTCTGCTGGCCCGCTACAAGCCGTTCGCCTGCACCCTGACCCTGTACAGGCAAAAAGGCAAAGGCCGGCAATCACTCAACCCGGATGGCAGTAAACAGCGGGCCGGACAGTCAATCAAGCATGCCCAAGGCGCCAAGGAGCCTTGGCTGCTGGCGTCCAACCTGCCGAAAGCCCGTCACCATAGCAAGCAGGTCGTCGCCATCTATAGGCAGCGCATGCAAATTGAAGAAGGCTTCCGGGACATGAAGTCTGCCCAACTCGGATTGGGCTTCGAGAACAGCAGAAGCACCAAGCCTGCTCGCATCAGCATCCTGCTGTTGCTCTCGACCCTGGCCTCGCTGGTGTTGGTGCTGCTCGGACTCACCATGACGGTAGGCAATCAGCACGGCCGCTTCCAGGCCAACACGGTGAAGAAAAAACGCGCGTTGTCTTTCCATACCCTGGGACTTCGAGCCGTCAGCAAGGGCCTCAAATTCACGAAAAGGCAGTGGCAAAAAGCCCTCGTTCGCTACCGCGAGCTGCTACATGCAACAAGCTACGAGCAGGCATGGAATTAA
- a CDS encoding IS4 family transposase — MDCVLSLAGGSAATVTSIGRGIESKAFEKHNIKRADRLLSNSHLQREQLVVYAAICRLFCCTKRPVIAVDWSDLDRVKGHFLLRAAMTLDGRPITLYQEVHPLSTKEKPAVHARFLSILSAMLPPGCQPIIVTDAGFKSPWFRQVEALGWHFVGRVRKPNFYSLDQGDTWQCISHLYGQASQRPKRCDGLLARYKPFACTLTLYRQKGKGRQSLNPDGSKQRAGQSIKHAQGAKEPWLLASNLPKARHHSKQVVAIYRQRMQIEEGFRDMKSAQLGLGFENSRSTKPARISILLLLSTLASLVLVLLGLTMTVGNQHGRFQANTVKKKRALSFHTLGLRAVSKGLKFTKRQWQKALVRYRELLHATSYEQAWN; from the coding sequence ATGGACTGTGTGTTGAGCCTGGCCGGTGGCAGCGCTGCCACGGTGACCAGCATCGGTCGCGGCATCGAGTCGAAAGCCTTCGAGAAACACAACATCAAGCGCGCCGATCGGCTGCTTTCAAATTCCCACTTGCAGCGAGAACAGCTGGTTGTTTATGCCGCCATCTGCCGGCTTTTCTGCTGTACCAAGCGCCCCGTGATCGCCGTCGATTGGTCGGATCTGGATAGGGTCAAAGGCCACTTCCTGCTGCGGGCGGCCATGACGCTGGATGGTCGCCCCATCACCCTCTACCAGGAAGTGCATCCGCTTAGCACCAAAGAGAAACCCGCCGTGCATGCGCGTTTTCTGTCCATCCTGTCGGCCATGCTGCCACCGGGTTGCCAGCCCATTATCGTCACCGATGCCGGCTTCAAGTCTCCCTGGTTCAGGCAGGTCGAGGCGCTTGGATGGCATTTTGTCGGGCGCGTTCGCAAACCCAATTTCTACTCACTTGACCAAGGCGACACCTGGCAGTGCATCAGCCACCTCTATGGCCAGGCTTCACAACGTCCCAAGCGATGCGATGGTCTGCTGGCCCGCTACAAGCCGTTCGCCTGCACCCTGACCCTGTACAGGCAAAAAGGCAAAGGCCGGCAATCACTCAACCCGGATGGCAGTAAACAGCGGGCCGGACAGTCAATCAAGCATGCCCAAGGCGCCAAGGAGCCTTGGCTGCTGGCGTCCAACCTGCCGAAAGCCCGTCACCATAGCAAGCAGGTCGTCGCCATCTATAGGCAGCGCATGCAAATTGAAGAAGGCTTCCGGGACATGAAGTCTGCCCAACTCGGATTGGGCTTCGAGAACAGCAGAAGCACCAAGCCTGCTCGCATCAGCATCCTGCTGTTGCTCTCGACCCTGGCCTCGCTGGTGTTGGTGCTGCTCGGACTCACCATGACGGTAGGCAATCAGCACGGCCGCTTCCAGGCCAACACGGTGAAGAAAAAACGCGCGTTGTCTTTCCATACCCTGGGGCTTCGAGCCGTCAGCAAGGGCCTCAAATTCACGAAAAGGCAGTGGCAAAAAGCCCTCGTTCGCTACCGCGAGCTGCTACATGCAACAAGCTACGAGCAGGCATGGAATTAA